Proteins encoded within one genomic window of Thermovirga sp.:
- a CDS encoding FtsX-like permease family protein, producing the protein MISLWETSRISFRALAVNKMRSALTMLGIIIGVMAVIMMFAVGSGANREISDRFSSMGSNLLTVRPGTGQAPGGVRSGSVNTLTADDARAIAEECMAVAYAAPVYGGSAQVVYGNQNWSTSITGTTPDYLFVQDWAVGSGTVFTDQDVRSATKVCVVGKTIVDNLFGGEDPIGKTLRVRNVPMVVVGVLGEIGTNPMGRDQDDIVLVPVTTVQRRLFSSSRSGSVSTIMVKAHSSELLGSAQDQVTSLLSMRHRIREGGEEDFTVRNMAQMIENAKAATRTMTLLLTAVAGVSLLVGGIGIMNIMLVSVTERTREIGIRMALGAKTVDIRLQFLVEALMLSLLGGATGIILGVAGALSISRGFGWAVDISFFSISLAFGFSAFVGIFFGYYPAWKASLLNPIEALRYE; encoded by the coding sequence ATGATCTCCCTTTGGGAAACGTCGAGAATCTCCTTCAGGGCCCTGGCCGTCAACAAGATGCGTTCGGCCCTGACCATGCTCGGGATAATAATCGGCGTCATGGCGGTGATCATGATGTTCGCCGTCGGCTCCGGCGCGAACCGGGAGATATCCGACCGGTTCTCCAGCATGGGGAGCAACCTGCTCACCGTGAGGCCCGGGACCGGCCAGGCGCCGGGCGGGGTGCGGAGCGGTTCGGTCAATACCCTCACCGCGGACGACGCCAGGGCCATAGCGGAGGAGTGCATGGCCGTGGCCTACGCAGCCCCCGTCTACGGAGGTAGCGCCCAGGTCGTCTACGGCAACCAGAACTGGTCCACCTCGATCACGGGGACGACGCCCGATTACCTCTTCGTCCAGGACTGGGCGGTGGGATCGGGCACGGTCTTCACCGACCAGGACGTCAGGAGCGCCACCAAGGTCTGCGTCGTGGGGAAGACCATCGTGGACAACCTCTTCGGCGGGGAGGACCCGATCGGAAAAACCCTGCGGGTCAGGAACGTGCCCATGGTAGTGGTGGGTGTCCTGGGCGAGATCGGGACAAACCCCATGGGCAGGGACCAGGACGACATCGTCCTCGTGCCGGTGACGACGGTCCAGAGAAGGCTTTTCAGTTCTTCCCGGTCTGGTTCGGTTTCCACCATCATGGTGAAGGCCCACAGTTCGGAACTGCTGGGATCCGCCCAGGACCAGGTCACGTCGCTCCTTTCGATGAGGCACCGTATCCGCGAGGGAGGAGAGGAGGACTTCACCGTCCGCAACATGGCCCAGATGATAGAGAACGCCAAGGCCGCGACGAGGACGATGACGCTGCTCCTGACGGCGGTGGCGGGGGTTTCCCTCCTCGTGGGGGGGATAGGGATCATGAACATCATGCTGGTCTCCGTCACGGAGAGGACCCGGGAGATAGGCATCCGGATGGCCCTCGGCGCGAAGACCGTCGACATAAGGCTCCAGTTCCTCGTGGAGGCCCTGATGCTCTCTCTGCTGGGGGGGGCGACGGGTATAATCCTCGGCGTGGCGGGAGCCCTCTCCATATCGAGGGGCTTCGGCTGGGCCGTGGATATTTCTTTCTTTTCGATCTCCCTGGCCTTCGGCTTCTCGGCCTTCGTGGGCATCTTTTTCGGTTATTACCCGGCCTGGAAGGCTTCACTCCTGAACCCCATCGAGGCCCTGAGGTACGAATAG
- a CDS encoding ABC transporter ATP-binding protein: protein MNELVRLEVITKIYDLGDVRVEALRDVSFTVEEGEFLSIMGASGSGKSTLMNILGCLDTPTRGRYYLEGHDVSSLSRDELADIRKHKIGFVFQGFNLLPRMTALENVKLPMLYNGVHPSLRDEKAMDALEMVGLGDRAQHQPQQLSGGQQQRVAIARALVNDASVILADEPTGNLDSRTSRDIMDLFTKLNDKHGRTIIQVTHEPDMAAYGKRVLTFRDGMVLKDERTGRS, encoded by the coding sequence ATGAACGAACTGGTCAGGCTGGAGGTCATCACAAAAATATACGATCTCGGCGATGTCCGGGTGGAGGCGCTCAGGGATGTCAGTTTCACCGTGGAGGAGGGGGAGTTCCTTTCCATCATGGGGGCTTCCGGTTCCGGCAAGTCGACGCTCATGAACATCCTGGGATGCCTGGATACGCCGACGAGGGGCCGTTATTACCTGGAGGGGCATGACGTCAGCAGCCTGTCAAGGGATGAACTGGCGGATATCCGCAAGCACAAGATCGGCTTCGTCTTCCAGGGTTTTAACCTGCTGCCCCGCATGACGGCCCTGGAGAACGTCAAGTTGCCCATGCTCTACAACGGTGTCCACCCCTCCTTGAGGGACGAAAAGGCCATGGATGCCCTGGAGATGGTGGGCCTGGGCGACAGGGCGCAGCATCAGCCCCAGCAGCTGTCGGGCGGCCAGCAGCAGAGGGTGGCCATCGCCCGGGCCCTGGTGAACGACGCCTCGGTTATACTGGCCGACGAGCCGACGGGGAACCTGGACAGCAGGACCAGCAGGGATATCATGGATCTCTTCACGAAATTGAACGATAAACACGGCAGGACCATAATCCAGGTCACCCATGAGCCGGATATGGCCGCCTACGGGAAAAGAGTGCTCACCTTCCGCGATGGAATGGTTTTGAAAGACGAAAGGACCGGGCGATCATGA